From a single Leptidea sinapis chromosome 1, ilLepSina1.1, whole genome shotgun sequence genomic region:
- the LOC126967090 gene encoding solute carrier family 35 member G1 translates to MPEHLELQNLVELSAGSGDETHPNLLENKRPLLKRCPYLGLLLATLSSLFFSLCSVIVKSLVNIDPMQLAMFRFIGVLLPTVPIVIYTEQPLFPEGKRILLILRSIVGTVGLMLSFYAFRNMPLADASVIVFSVPVFVALFARVFLKEPCGIWNTISILLTLLGVILITHPPFLFKNDHVESNNNNTLWGAIAAFISTIFGANAYVLLRVLKGLHFSVIMTNFGAIAIIQTLFYSFVFGVLCMPNCGTERFLVVCLALFSYLGQILLTMSLQMEQAGPVAIARSADIVFAFLWQVMFFEEIPSKYSIGGAVLVLSSLMLVGVRKWALALPVDSQLRKKLGVLAQ, encoded by the coding sequence ATGCCTGAACACTTGGAACTGCAAAATCTAGTAGAACTGTCCGCTGGTAGCGGTGATGAAACCCACCCTAATCTACTCGAAAACAAGCGGCCTTTGTTAAAACGATGTCCATACCTTGGCCTACTTCTAGCaacattatcatcattatttttctctttatgCTCTGTGATAGTAAAGAGTCTTGTTAACATTGATCCAATGCAGCTTGCTATGTTTCGATTTATTGGCGTTTTACTGCCAACTGTACCTATTGTAATATACACAGAACAACCACTTTTTCCAGAAGGTAAgagaatattacttatattgcGGTCAATTGTTGGAACTGTTGgtttaatgttaagtttttatgCATTTAGGAATATGCCTCTGGCTGATGCATCTGTTATAGTATTCTCTGTACCTGTGTTTGTTGCATTGTTTGCtagagtatttttaaaagaacCATGTGGTATATGGAACacaatatcaatattgcttACCCTATTGGGTGTTATATTAATCACTCACCcaccttttctttttaaaaatgaccaTGTTGaatcaaataacaataatacatTGTGGGGAGCAATTGCTGCCTTTATTTCTACAATATTTGGAGCCAATGCCTATGTTCTCTTAAGAGTCCTGAAAGGATTACATTTTTCTGTAATTATGACTAATTTTGGTGCTATTGCTATAATACAGACtttgttttattcttttgtGTTTGGTGTCCTGTGTATGCCAAATTGTGGTACAGAAAGATTTCTTGTTGTCTGCTTAGCCTTATTTAGTTATTTAGGTCAAATACTACTAACAATGTCTTTACAAATGGAACAGGCGGGCCCTGTTGCAATAGCCCGCTCAGCTGACATTGTATTTGCCTTTCTTTGGCAAGTTATGTTCTTTGAAGAAATACCAAGCAAATATTCGATTGGAGGTGCTGTGCTAGTCCTTAGTTCTTTAATGTTGGTTGGAGTGAGAAAGTGGGCCTTAGCCCTTCCTGTAGATTCACAATTAAGAAAAAAGTTAGGTGTTCTAGCACAATAA